From the Paenibacillus sp. FSL H8-0548 genome, one window contains:
- a CDS encoding sugar phosphate isomerase/epimerase, translating into MSRMNIGLQLYTVRDATAADFEGTLRQVAAMGYEGVEFAGYGDIKAEAMRDLLQELNLKAIGSHIGLQLLEERIEEEIAYLQTIGAQYAICPWLPADARDAAAWQNHLVKFEEYGKRFREAGITFAYHNHDFEFEVEIDGQIVFDAMYERIDAQYLQVEMDIGWVQYSGVDPLAYIAKYAGRLPLLHLKDFRAGEKGQQIDTVELGRGDLPLLDIIDSASKASVEWLIVEQDTCANPPLEAVAESMEWVKANFLNK; encoded by the coding sequence GCGGGATGCTACAGCGGCGGACTTTGAAGGTACGCTTCGCCAGGTTGCTGCTATGGGCTATGAGGGCGTAGAATTTGCTGGTTACGGAGATATCAAAGCGGAAGCGATGCGCGATTTGCTGCAGGAGCTGAACCTGAAAGCAATCGGAAGCCATATCGGTTTGCAACTGCTTGAAGAGCGCATTGAGGAGGAAATTGCTTATCTTCAAACAATTGGAGCTCAATATGCCATTTGTCCATGGCTGCCGGCAGATGCACGCGATGCAGCAGCATGGCAGAATCATCTCGTGAAATTCGAGGAGTACGGTAAGCGTTTCCGTGAAGCAGGCATTACATTCGCGTATCATAACCATGATTTTGAATTCGAAGTGGAAATCGATGGCCAAATCGTATTTGATGCGATGTACGAGCGTATCGATGCGCAGTATTTGCAAGTAGAAATGGATATCGGCTGGGTACAATACTCAGGCGTTGATCCACTAGCTTACATTGCGAAGTATGCTGGTCGTTTGCCGCTGCTTCACTTGAAGGATTTCCGAGCAGGCGAAAAAGGTCAGCAAATTGATACCGTTGAACTTGGCCGCGGTGATTTGCCGCTTCTAGATATTATTGATTCCGCTTCGAAGGCATCCGTTGAATGGCTGATCGTCGAGCAGGATACTTGTGCGAACCCGCCGCTCGAAGCTGTAGCTGAGAGCATGGAATGGGTTAAAGCAAATTTTTTGAACAAATAA
- a CDS encoding Gfo/Idh/MocA family oxidoreductase: protein MSKVRVAVIGCGSISKYRHIPEYAAHENVELVAFVDPIIERAELYADQYGAKAFADFETMLAEIKPDAVSVCTPNALHAPMSIAVANAGAHVLVEKPMAVTDEEAEAMIEAAKKNGVHLMVGHNQRFMPPHVKAKQVLQSGVLGKVLTFRTSFGHPGPDGWSIDGASSWFFRKPEAIMGAMGDLGVHKSDLIRWMLDDEVSEVAGFVGTLDKKGTDVDDNASCLLRMKSGAIGTLVASWTYYKGEDNSTILWCENGVMKIGTHPDDQVIVELRNGTVEKHKVGAISTNDKQESSGVVNAFLESILTNTTPAVSGEDGRASLKVILCAFESQATGKFISVN from the coding sequence ATGTCCAAAGTACGCGTAGCAGTAATAGGTTGCGGCTCCATTTCGAAATACCGTCACATTCCTGAATATGCAGCACACGAGAATGTAGAGCTTGTAGCATTCGTTGATCCCATTATCGAACGCGCTGAGCTCTATGCTGATCAGTATGGCGCCAAAGCTTTTGCAGATTTCGAAACGATGCTCGCAGAGATTAAGCCTGATGCAGTCAGTGTATGTACGCCAAATGCATTGCATGCTCCGATGTCCATTGCGGTAGCTAATGCTGGCGCTCATGTATTAGTTGAGAAGCCGATGGCAGTTACAGATGAAGAAGCCGAAGCGATGATTGAAGCAGCTAAGAAAAACGGCGTTCACCTCATGGTAGGCCATAACCAGCGCTTTATGCCTCCGCATGTGAAGGCGAAGCAAGTGCTGCAATCGGGCGTGCTTGGCAAAGTACTTACATTCCGTACTTCGTTCGGTCACCCTGGACCGGATGGCTGGAGTATTGACGGCGCAAGCAGCTGGTTCTTCCGCAAGCCGGAAGCGATTATGGGCGCAATGGGCGATTTGGGCGTTCATAAATCAGATCTTATTCGCTGGATGCTGGATGATGAGGTTTCAGAGGTAGCTGGCTTTGTCGGTACATTGGATAAGAAGGGTACAGATGTAGACGATAACGCATCCTGCTTGCTTCGCATGAAGAGCGGGGCTATTGGTACATTGGTTGCAAGCTGGACTTATTACAAGGGTGAGGACAACAGCACGATTCTTTGGTGCGAGAATGGCGTAATGAAGATCGGTACGCATCCGGACGATCAAGTCATCGTTGAGCTGCGCAATGGCACAGTTGAGAAGCATAAGGTTGGCGCAATCTCTACCAACGACAAGCAAGAGTCCAGCGGTGTTGTCAATGCTTTCTTGGAGAGCATTCTAACGAACACAACGCCTGCTGTAAGCGGTGAGGATGGCCGTGCTTCCTTAAAAGTTATTTTGTGCGCATTCGAATCACAAGCGACTGGCAAGTTCATCAGCGTAAACTAA
- a CDS encoding PadR family transcriptional regulator — protein sequence MNIQFKKGVLEICVLVLATRGDRYGYELAVKISEKFEVAVGSVYPLLSRLTQDGYFSTYLKESTEGPPRKYYHLTPEGWNHMRELIAEWKSFTQAVNEIVEEGLKP from the coding sequence ATGAACATTCAATTTAAAAAGGGCGTATTGGAAATATGCGTGCTTGTGTTAGCAACACGTGGAGATCGTTATGGCTATGAGCTGGCAGTGAAAATTTCCGAGAAATTCGAGGTTGCCGTCGGCAGTGTATACCCGCTGCTAAGCAGATTAACGCAGGATGGCTATTTCTCTACTTATTTAAAGGAGTCCACTGAGGGGCCGCCGCGTAAATATTATCATTTGACGCCAGAGGGCTGGAATCATATGCGAGAGCTCATTGCAGAATGGAAAAGCTTTACCCAGGCGGTAAACGAAATTGTAGAGGAAGGACTAAAACCATGA
- a CDS encoding peptidoglycan recognition family protein: protein MAVERKNFRRFTYAEYMDYLQPFVGKVKFSQIHIHGTWKPTIADYRKAADKIKIIQGMWRFHAITQNWGDIAQHATIDPDGYIWEGRSLLQAPASAVGYNDPDDDRIHPFMFEMIGNFDVGAEKLEGAQLAAAVKLTSSIARLWKLPESQIKFHREMNAAKTCPGSALSKASFLELVRDWREVEMTSADANKIIATWLSPAWFAASTKAERDEIHRLANVLRKASGQL from the coding sequence ATGGCTGTTGAACGCAAAAACTTTCGCAGGTTTACTTATGCGGAGTATATGGACTATTTGCAACCGTTCGTGGGCAAGGTGAAGTTCTCGCAGATTCACATCCATGGCACATGGAAACCAACGATTGCTGATTATCGGAAAGCTGCTGACAAGATTAAAATTATACAAGGGATGTGGCGCTTTCATGCGATTACGCAAAACTGGGGTGATATTGCCCAGCATGCAACGATCGATCCTGACGGTTACATTTGGGAAGGCAGATCATTGCTGCAAGCCCCTGCTTCGGCAGTAGGCTACAACGATCCGGATGATGACCGGATTCATCCCTTCATGTTCGAAATGATTGGAAATTTTGACGTTGGTGCGGAGAAGCTGGAAGGGGCACAGCTGGCTGCTGCCGTTAAGCTTACTAGCAGTATTGCAAGGCTATGGAAGCTGCCAGAGAGTCAAATTAAGTTTCATCGTGAAATGAATGCCGCAAAAACCTGTCCGGGGAGCGCATTAAGTAAAGCCTCGTTTTTAGAACTCGTTCGCGATTGGAGGGAGGTCGAAATGACTTCTGCTGATGCAAACAAAATCATTGCTACTTGGCTGTCGCCAGCGTGGTTTGCCGCTAGTACCAAGGCGGAGCGTGATGAAATTCATCGATTGGCAAATGTACTCCGGAAAGCTAGCGGTCAGCTGTAA
- a CDS encoding DUF1700 domain-containing protein, with protein sequence MTTRDRYMLELEELLKVIPEVQRKDWLYDYYLHFQQAVENGQSEEDAARELGDPRLIANELLLSYRVDEAETNSSFGKLSKAVFATVSLGLFNIIFILGPYLALAAVILSLWVSALAIGLAGIGIAIESVVNNTFTIPQALTIALITSAITILLIVGLKALTAAFYKMTLKYLKFNTRIFRGSNK encoded by the coding sequence ATGACGACAAGAGATCGATATATGCTCGAGCTTGAAGAGCTGCTTAAGGTAATCCCGGAAGTGCAGCGCAAGGATTGGCTGTATGATTATTACCTTCATTTTCAGCAAGCGGTTGAAAATGGTCAGAGTGAAGAGGATGCCGCTCGCGAGCTGGGAGACCCTAGGTTGATTGCCAATGAGCTGCTGCTGAGCTATCGCGTAGATGAGGCGGAGACGAACAGCAGCTTCGGCAAGCTCTCTAAAGCAGTATTTGCGACCGTGAGTCTTGGATTGTTTAATATTATATTCATACTCGGTCCCTATCTGGCATTAGCGGCAGTTATTCTTTCTTTATGGGTATCTGCGCTTGCTATTGGATTGGCGGGAATCGGCATTGCCATTGAGAGTGTCGTAAATAACACGTTTACTATTCCTCAAGCTTTAACGATAGCGCTGATTACGAGTGCAATTACTATTTTGCTCATCGTCGGTTTAAAAGCTCTTACTGCTGCTTTTTACAAAATGACATTAAAATATTTGAAATTTAATACGAGAATCTTCAGGGGGAGTAACAAATGA
- a CDS encoding DUF4097 family beta strand repeat-containing protein, which produces MKKLVAIALILLGIGVLCAYFVFDKNDIGKFKGDPYLQEKTVAAEAISSIHVETDTYSVTFVKGNTEDIQMRLEGNVSKKNENKIVFNTDTKGDTLYVKSYTKPQFMVGISIVNLKLIVELPDRLWDKVEIETDTGNINIDQFNADKLIVNLDTGNLNISNYSVNVIDFDTDTGNVTLTDGTGKVKGDTDTGNIKIETDELRNDVDIQSDTGNITINVDKQPESAAIHIEKDIGSSKVEWSGFSDTNESKSIMEGKIGSGDISINIKSDVGNVKLGHR; this is translated from the coding sequence ATGAAGAAATTAGTGGCTATTGCTTTAATATTGCTCGGAATTGGTGTGCTATGCGCATATTTTGTTTTTGATAAAAATGATATTGGCAAGTTCAAGGGTGATCCTTATTTGCAGGAAAAGACCGTTGCTGCGGAAGCTATAAGCTCCATTCATGTGGAAACAGACACGTATAGTGTTACATTCGTAAAAGGCAATACTGAGGATATCCAAATGCGGCTTGAAGGTAATGTGAGCAAAAAAAATGAAAATAAAATTGTATTTAATACGGATACCAAAGGCGATACATTATATGTTAAGAGCTATACGAAACCTCAATTTATGGTTGGCATATCGATTGTAAATCTGAAGCTAATTGTTGAACTTCCTGATAGGCTATGGGACAAAGTTGAAATTGAAACGGATACCGGCAATATTAATATAGACCAATTTAATGCAGATAAGCTCATTGTGAATTTGGATACAGGCAATTTGAATATTTCAAACTACAGCGTTAATGTTATTGATTTTGATACGGATACAGGAAATGTTACATTGACGGATGGAACAGGCAAGGTAAAGGGAGACACAGACACAGGCAATATAAAAATAGAAACAGACGAATTGCGCAATGATGTGGATATCCAGTCTGATACGGGCAATATAACGATAAATGTTGATAAGCAGCCAGAATCAGCAGCGATTCATATCGAGAAGGATATTGGCAGCAGCAAGGTTGAATGGTCTGGCTTTAGCGATACTAATGAGTCTAAAAGTATTATGGAAGGCAAAATTGGCAGCGGCGATATTTCCATTAATATTAAATCAGATGTCGGCAACGTGAAGCTTGGCCACCGTTAA
- a CDS encoding CAP domain-containing protein — translation MKMQPIRVGVASLIAAAVIGVGITGPTAGAAPAVKTYSNLKAFTISQDIIKQITDKYGVDLGKLLNGTTIQLPTPGGSAGDAGTGTVTKPSTGTGTVTKPSTGTGTVTKPGTETGTVTKPSTGTGTVTKPGTETGTVTKPSTGTGTVTKPGTETGTVTKPTQPSTGGSTGNDTTTGNTGSESLSDYQSQVITLVNKERANAGLSALTSDALLTKVATEKARDMDVNNYFSHTSPTYGSPFDMMRSFGVSYSYAGENIASGQKTPQDVMTAWMNSPGHRANILSGNFTKIGVGYVNGEWVQMFIG, via the coding sequence ATGAAGATGCAACCAATACGTGTAGGTGTCGCTAGCTTAATCGCAGCAGCAGTAATCGGCGTAGGAATTACAGGCCCAACGGCAGGTGCAGCACCGGCTGTGAAAACATACTCCAATCTTAAAGCCTTTACGATTAGCCAAGATATAATTAAACAAATTACAGATAAATACGGTGTAGATCTTGGCAAGCTGCTAAATGGTACGACAATTCAATTGCCAACGCCAGGCGGTTCAGCTGGGGATGCAGGAACTGGAACAGTAACGAAGCCAAGCACAGGAACTGGTACGGTAACGAAGCCAAGCACAGGAACTGGAACAGTAACAAAGCCGGGCACAGAAACTGGTACGGTAACGAAGCCAAGCACAGGAACTGGAACAGTAACGAAGCCGGGCACAGAAACTGGTACGGTAACGAAGCCAAGCACAGGAACTGGAACAGTAACGAAGCCGGGCACAGAAACTGGTACGGTAACAAAACCTACACAGCCTAGTACTGGAGGCAGCACAGGCAATGATACAACAACAGGCAATACTGGATCTGAGAGCTTGAGCGATTATCAATCACAAGTAATTACATTAGTTAATAAAGAGCGTGCGAATGCTGGATTATCTGCTTTGACAAGTGATGCTTTGCTTACCAAAGTAGCAACAGAGAAAGCAAGAGACATGGACGTGAACAACTACTTCAGCCATACGTCGCCGACTTACGGCTCTCCATTTGATATGATGCGTTCATTTGGTGTTTCTTATTCCTATGCTGGCGAGAACATTGCCTCTGGACAGAAAACTCCTCAAGACGTAATGACTGCTTGGATGAATAGTCCTGGTCACCGTGCGAACATTCTTAGCGGAAACTTCACTAAAATCGGTGTTGGCTATGTCAATGGCGAATGGGTTCAAATGTTTATCGGCTAG